The DNA region gttcaacaacaagctccatgccatcaacgccagCTTAGACGCGATTCTTTCTCGTCACGATTTGGAGCACTCTGTTCGTGCGCTCAATGCGCGGAGGAAGCATGCGGAGCAGAGCAGGCGTTGCTTGGTTTTGGCCGCCAAGGTCCAGATTCTGCGCAACAGGGGTTACGCGCTTTCTGGCGATGAGGATCAGCTCAAGCAGAAGCTTCAGAAGATCGACAAGGACCTGCAGGACCCTGCTTTGAGCGCgcggttggaggagttgtgGAGCCGTCTTATCATTCTCAGGCAGTATGCCGACAGCCTCAAGGACGAGATCAACAAGCCTGGCGCTCTTGAAAATGGGGGCTTGAGCGAGGATGTGGAGGcaaaggcgaagaaggttGGTGTTTTCCCATCGCAAAGCAACTTTGAAACCCCAGGGCTAACAGTGCTGTTTAGATCCTCGAAGACTACGACAAGCAACTTCAGCACCTTAGAAAGCAggttgaggaagccaagaaggACTTTGACGAGTGGGAAAAGGAACACAAGCCAGCACCGGCTCCGTCAAAGAAGGCACGCTAGTCACATGCTACACCTGAATCGGCGAGGCTTACGACACGGTTTCACTAGGCTGTGTTGGTTTTCCAGTCTAGGGGCTCTATTGCATACTTCAACACGCAAGGAAGTAGGGAAAAAATAGGACGAGACCTGGGCAGCACGGCGAAGGCGTTGGTGTGGATACGGATCTTTCGTAGAGTGTTGGTACTCAAAATTAGGGCATAATATTCGCCTTGTCATCATGAATCTATGGACCCCTCGTGACTGTTTATGCTTTTTGATTTCCTTCTCATTTTTGCCTGCAATTGCGAGGTATGTCCGTGATCTTTTGACTGGGAGCTGAGCTTTCAACAAACGCCTTGCCATGGAAGCCGCCAGATGGTTTTCAGCCTATGCCAGAGACGCCGGCGGCTGGCTCCTGTTGGCCCTCTGGAAACGATCCCACTCACAATCCTCACAAAGAAAGAGCAGGCGCCGTGCCTAGTGTCACCGTCTATCGGATGGCTACCCCTTACCACATGCAAGTGGTCAAGCGAGTAAGCCTGCCTTCCCTGCTCTAGTTCCCAGACAACACCCACTACTCTATTGTTGGTACAGGGCGTTTATACATGGCCTGGTCGTCACGGTGGTGGTATTTGATATATCGCAATACGTGACCAACAGGCTGTGGCAGGCATATCGAGTGTCTTAGACCGTTTAGAAGACCTTGGAGACGGCATCGATGACGAAGGGGGCTGTACAAGGGGGCAAAGGTTAGAATCACCCAACCAGCCGGGGGAAGATAGAGATTTGGAATTTCATACAGAGGTAGAGAGCAGCGGCTGTGGCGATGACCCGCTGGATGGTGAAGGTGGCCTCCGCCTCGGCGGCGCgaagctcggcctcggagATTTGTGGGGGCACTGTTTCGATTATTTGTTAGAATTTTTGGAAGGCGGTGAGAtcttggaggagagggggagacaGTGACGTACAACCGAACATTTTGGATTCTGTgaaggggttgtggtggttatTTGTGTTTCGTGgtgggaggacgaggtggccGGTGACGATGGTGTCGATTGGGTGCTGCGATAGGAATtgattttattttctttcttctggGAACCTTGAAAGCTCAAACTTCGGATCCGGGTTCAAAGTCTGTGGATCAAGATCCAGTGTTTTGACTTTTCAGGCTTTTTGCTTGAATTCTGACCCCACGATGGCAGTTTGAAAGAACTTGGCGGTCGgtaaactttttttttcatgacGCCATCCCTAGTTCGGCAATCGGGCTTGAGGGCGGATGACAGCGGCGCGAGCACTGGCACCGCCTGCCCGGTGCAGAAGGTGGGCTTGGCATTGCGGCTCGGAATGGTACCCGGAGTACAATTACCTAAGACAACACCATATGCAACGAACATGCAAAGCCGGTGAACCAGTCGGAGCGTTATCAGGAGGCCCCTAACCGAGAATACCCGACTGCCACCGCCCTTCCCTTGAAACTGGCATACAAACAACTGCTCCAGACTCCAGGGCCGTGGTTGATACTGGGGACCGATAACGGTGGGGGGTGAGTGGACTGTCCTGGGGACTGGGGACCTCGGAGGGTGACAGTATGACTGGATAAGGGCTGCCATTGACTTTAAAGTTTgccgcttcttcttgctccttATCTCTCTTACTTGTCCCGTATCTGTCGTAGGTTGGGAATTCCAGTTTCTTTCAGCGAGTTTTCACCAGTCTAGCAGACAATCGCATATAGACCGGTTTGCCGCCTTGACGTCAACCTGGCTCGGGATTGTTCGTGGACTGCCGTTAAGACCGACCCTATCTAAGCGCCATTGGACTGCCTCCCACGTCGTACTTCttactttttttccccccGTATTTTTTCATATTCTCCTCATCCCTTGCGCCAGCAATACACGTCGGTGTCTACGGCCACACACGGCATCTTTGTGTGCCACTGAGCATTCAGGGTACAACCTTAACAATCCTTGGCCAGAAGTCTTTGTTCTGGACGGACGCGCGCTCTTGCGCCGCCATATCGACTTGTCCGGCCGTCATTGACACCTGGGCCCGATTGAATCTCACCGAGGTCTCGAAGCTCTTGTTCTCCGGTCACAATGGCTTCCAGACAGCAGATGGCGCACCTGCGCAAGGTACCAGGTGCTTTGCTCCACGCTTCCCGAGCTTCAAGACCACTTTTGCGACCTCGCATTTCAACTGCTTGCTCTACTCCCAAGGCACTCGCACGATGGGAGAGCACCACGAGCGCTGCCTGGGAAAGCCCGAAACCGACCCTCCAGACACCCGAGTTCCATAGACTGCCCGACCTGTTTCCTATCAATGAGAGCTTCACCAAACGGCATATCGGCCCGGACGATCAGGGCGTGCAGGAGATGCTCCAGGCTCTTTCGCCCCCTGTCAAGTCGCTTGACGAATTCGTGGAGCAAGTCATACCCGCGGATATCCGGTCAACCAGGGAGTTGTTTGTGACTGAGGGAAAGCAGTCTGAGAGCGAAACCATGTCGAGGGAGGGTCTCCAGGAATGGGAGGTTCAGAAGATCGCACAGGACATTGCTGGGACTCCCAACAAGTCGGAGAGATACTTCATTGGCGAAGGATACTACGGCACTTTGGTCCCTGAAGTAATCAAGCGCAATGTGCTCGAGAGCCCGGCTTGGTACACCAGTTATACGCCATACCAACCCGAGATCAGCCAGGGCCGTCTCGAGTCCCTGCTCAACTTTCAGACCTTGGTGACTGATCTGACAGCTCTCCCGGTTGCCAATGCTAGTTTGCTGGACGAGGGAACTGCGGCAGCCGAAGCGATGGCTATCTCCCTGAACTCGTTGCCTACGTCGAGGCAGAAGCTGAAAGGAAAGACGTTTGTTGTCTCCAAGTCAACTCATCCTGCGACAATCAAGGTGTTGTGCGGACGTGCTGAAGCGTTGGGGGTCGAGGTCGCCATTATGGACGTTAACGAGTCCACGCTCGCCAGCCTGCAGGAGTTGGGCGATAACTTGGTCGGTGTCATGCTCCAGTACCCTGATAGGTTCGGTAACGCTGCCGACTTCCGATCGATTGCCGATGCCGTTCACAAGCAAGGCGCGCTCCTCAGTGTCGGAACAGACCTGCTCGCACTTACTCTCTTAACCCCACCGGGCGAACTCGGTGCTGATATCGTGTTTGGAAACTCGCAAAGATTCGGTGTACCCTTCGGATCGGGAGGACCCCATGCTGCTTTCTTTGCCGTgcaggagaagctcaagaggaagatgcccgGTCGTCTTGTCGGCGTATCCAAGGATCGTCTCGGTGGTCGTGCTCTTCGTCTGGCCTTGCAGACACGAGAACAGCATATCAGGAGAGAGAAGGCTACCAGCAATGTCTGCACTGCTCAAGCTTTGCTCGCCAACATGGCCGCATTTTACGCAGTTTACCACGGCCCTGAAGGTCTGAAGCGGATTGCTGAGAGATGCAACCTTGCTGCACGGGTTATTTGGGCGGCCGCTAGACGCTATGGCTATGAAGCCCAGGAGCCGATTTTCGACAAAGTTACCATCGACTTGCCAAACATGGCTGATAAGTTTTACCGTTTCGCAAAGGAGACTGGGGTCTACGTCAAACCAGTCGGCGAGAGCAAGGTTGCTATCAGCCTGGATGAGACGGTcacggaggaggatttgaCCAGACTTGTCCAGATTCTTGGTGACTTCCGTTCCTATCTGGTGCAGCAGTCGGCAAACTCTGGAGAGGATTATGCTTCCACTGTCAAGAGCTTGCTCGAGGAGCAGTCCGTCAGAACTGCCAACATACCCGAGACGTTGAAGAGGACCTCCCCGTACCTGACACATCCCGtcttcaacagccaccactcCGAGACAGAGATGCTCCGCtacatccaccaccttcagTCCAAGGATCTCTCCCTGGTGCACTCCATGATTCCTCTGGGCTCATGCACCATGAAGCTGAACGGTAGCGCTGAAATGTCGCTCATCACCCTGCCAGGCTTTGCCAATGTTCATCCTGGACGTTTGAAGCAGAACATCAAGGCGCAGCCGATTTACACTATCATCTACGAGCTTGAGGAGCAGTTGAAGAGCATCACAGGCATGGATGGTGTGAGTTTGCAGCCAAACTCGGGTGCTCAGGGCGAGTACGCAGGTTTGCGGATTATCCGTAGCTACCTCGACTCTCAGCGCGGCCCTGACGATCCTGTCCGTGACATCTGCTTGATTCCTGTTTCGGCCCACGGCACGAATCCGGCGTCAGCAGCTATGGCGGGCATGCGTGTTGTCCCCATCAAGTGCGACACTAAGACGGGCAACTTGGATCTCGAGGACCTTCGGGCCAAGTGTGAGCAGCACTCCAAGCAGATTGGTGCCATTATGATCACCTACCCCAGCACCTTCGGTGTTTTCGAGCCGCAAATCAAGGAGGTCTGCAACATCATCCATTCCCATGGTGGCCAGGTGTACATGGACGGCGCCAACATGAACGCTCAGATCGGCCTTTGCAGCCCTGGTGAGATTGGCGCAGATGTGTGCCATCTCAACCTGCACAAGACTTTCTGCATTCCccacggcggtggtggcccaGGTGTCGGCCCTGTCTGCGTCAAGAAGCATCTGGGTCCTCACCTTCCCATTTCTACGCTCCACAACTACCCCAACCATACCACAACGCAGGTGACCAGTGCGCCATTTGGAAGCGCCGgtatcctccccatcagctGGTCGTACATTGCTCTCATGGGCGCCGCCGGCCTCAAGAAGGCCACCCAGGTCGGCCTTCTCAACGCCAACTATCTCCTCGCCAAGCTCAAGCCCCACTACTCGATTTTGTACACCAACGAACACGGCAGATGCGCCCACGAGTTCATCCTGGACGTCCGGCCTTTCCAGGCCACCGCCGGCATCGAGGCGATCGACATCGCGAAGCGCCTGCAGGATTATGGCTTCCACGCTCCCACCATGAGCTGGCCCGTGGCCAACACCCTCATGATTGAACCTACCGAGTCCGAGtccaaggaggagcttgaccGCTTCGTCGATGCTCTTGTCAGCATTCGCGAGGAGATTCgtgagattgaggagggcaaggccCCGCGTGAGGGCAACGTCTTGAAGATGGCGCCTCATCCCATGGTGGATATCAttggcggcgatggtgaggagggaagcAAGTGGGATAGGCCTTATAGCCGCACCAAGGCTGCCTACCCGCTGCCTTggctcaaggagaagaagttcTGGCCTAGTGTGGCGAGAATTAACGATAGTAAGTGACTTCTTGCCGTGTTATGGCATCGGTCTCAAGTACGCTGACATATTTCTAGCTTACGGAGATACCAACCTTTTCTGCACCTGCCCTCCTGTTGAGGACACGACGGGCGGTAATCTGTCTTCTGTTCAGACTTCTCAATAGACACACAAATGGGTTTTAGACGGGTGTTGCTCATAGacatttcttcttctgcgtTGGAGTTTATGGTTTCGAGGGGGCGTGGGTCAAAAGGCAGGCAAGGGGAGAGTTCAACAAGTATCTCCCAaagaggaagggaagaaaaggagatgGGGTTCAACAACACGTTCGGGCATTGATTGGCTTTTTACATATACAAGCCGCAAACGGGAGTTTCTGAGCGGTTTGGCGGGATCTGGCAGCATTTTTCTCCTTTGCTTTTCAACATGCATGCA from Podospora pseudoanserina strain CBS 124.78 chromosome 1, whole genome shotgun sequence includes:
- the NUP57 gene encoding Nucleoporin nup57 (EggNog:ENOG503NVWB; COG:U; COG:Y), with amino-acid sequence MFSTATKPAGQNIFGNSMFAQPAASQQQQQQQQAQPQAQQQAPLALGQTLTNSTQQLGSSIWQPGSQTNFQKPIPDQIKLITEKWDPSNPNCVFRTYLYNKVDEHAVPHYHPGPQDDPKEWDEALRNKPAANFMPVLCAGFPAIVARLTLQRRALAEFNNKLHAINASLDAILSRHDLEHSVRALNARRKHAEQSRRCLVLAAKVQILRNRGYALSGDEDQLKQKLQKIDKDLQDPALSARLEELWSRLIILRQYADSLKDEINKPGALENGGLSEDVEAKAKKILEDYDKQLQHLRKQVEEAKKDFDEWEKEHKPAPAPSKKAR
- a CDS encoding hypothetical protein (COG:S; EggNog:ENOG503PV2M), which encodes MFGLPPQISEAELRAAEAEATFTIQRVIATAAALYLSPFVIDAVSKVF
- the GCV2 gene encoding glycine decarboxylase subunit P (COG:E; BUSCO:EOG09260DBG; EggNog:ENOG503NWQC), whose translation is MASRQQMAHLRKVPGALLHASRASRPLLRPRISTACSTPKALARWESTTSAAWESPKPTLQTPEFHRLPDLFPINESFTKRHIGPDDQGVQEMLQALSPPVKSLDEFVEQVIPADIRSTRELFVTEGKQSESETMSREGLQEWEVQKIAQDIAGTPNKSERYFIGEGYYGTLVPEVIKRNVLESPAWYTSYTPYQPEISQGRLESLLNFQTLVTDLTALPVANASLLDEGTAAAEAMAISLNSLPTSRQKLKGKTFVVSKSTHPATIKVLCGRAEALGVEVAIMDVNESTLASLQELGDNLVGVMLQYPDRFGNAADFRSIADAVHKQGALLSVGTDLLALTLLTPPGELGADIVFGNSQRFGVPFGSGGPHAAFFAVQEKLKRKMPGRLVGVSKDRLGGRALRLALQTREQHIRREKATSNVCTAQALLANMAAFYAVYHGPEGLKRIAERCNLAARVIWAAARRYGYEAQEPIFDKVTIDLPNMADKFYRFAKETGVYVKPVGESKVAISLDETVTEEDLTRLVQILGDFRSYLVQQSANSGEDYASTVKSLLEEQSVRTANIPETLKRTSPYLTHPVFNSHHSETEMLRYIHHLQSKDLSLVHSMIPLGSCTMKLNGSAEMSLITLPGFANVHPGRLKQNIKAQPIYTIIYELEEQLKSITGMDGVSLQPNSGAQGEYAGLRIIRSYLDSQRGPDDPVRDICLIPVSAHGTNPASAAMAGMRVVPIKCDTKTGNLDLEDLRAKCEQHSKQIGAIMITYPSTFGVFEPQIKEVCNIIHSHGGQVYMDGANMNAQIGLCSPGEIGADVCHLNLHKTFCIPHGGGGPGVGPVCVKKHLGPHLPISTLHNYPNHTTTQVTSAPFGSAGILPISWSYIALMGAAGLKKATQVGLLNANYLLAKLKPHYSILYTNEHGRCAHEFILDVRPFQATAGIEAIDIAKRLQDYGFHAPTMSWPVANTLMIEPTESESKEELDRFVDALVSIREEIREIEEGKAPREGNVLKMAPHPMVDIIGGDGEEGSKWDRPYSRTKAAYPLPWLKEKKFWPSVARINDTYGDTNLFCTCPPVEDTTGGNLSSVQTSQ